A single region of the Leptodactylus fuscus isolate aLepFus1 chromosome 5, aLepFus1.hap2, whole genome shotgun sequence genome encodes:
- the LOC142205036 gene encoding carbohydrate sulfotransferase 1-like translates to MMECSWKVLLLIVFTSLGIQYTAIKSLRMNFTSPCRNVAENRCGHIKDNVTRVLCEDINGQQGRKHILILATARSGSSFLGQLFNQNSDIFYLFEPLYHVQSMFTNANGLPTIDRRSLLGAYRDLLHNLYDCDFYLLENYIKPAPKGHITSSFFRRGSSKALCSPPVCNQSQEVQENQCLKSCRKINLTLASTTCRSYKTIAIKTIRIPEINHMRTLVEDPRLNLKIIHLVRDPRAILASRISTFVDQYRSYQIWNSSGRRPHNADLSLIRNTCTDYSNSVETAFSRPSWLKGKYMLVRYEDLAKDPIKKANEIYNFLGLQWKEGLSSWIEENTNATVSPNFNKFGTIRKSSETIENWRLHLHLSIVQTIQDVCNTTMAQMGYQLVDNIQQLKNLSQSLVEPRTFLPFI, encoded by the exons ATGATGGAGTGTTCATGGAAAGTCCTTTTGCTAATAGTCTTTACATCACTGGGAATCCAATACACGGCCATTAAGTCCCTCAGGATGAACTTCACATCACCTTGCAGGAACGTCGCTGAGAATCGCTGTGGACACATCAAAg ACAATGTCACAAGAGTTTTATGTGAAGACATCAATGGACAACAGGGCAGAAAACACATCCTTATACTTGCCACTGCTAGAAGTGGATCATCATTTCTTGGACAACTTTTTAACCAAAACTCTGACATCTTCTATCTTTTTGAGCCCCTTTATCACGTACAGAGTATGTTCACCAATGCCAATGGCCTCCCTACAATAGACAGGAGATCTCTACTTGGGGCCTACAGAGACCTGCTCCATAACCTATATGACTGTGACTTCTATCTCTTGGAAAACTACATCAAGCCAGCCCCTAAGGGTCATATTACATCTTCATTTTTCAGAAGAGGATCAAGTAAAGCTTTATGTTCTCCTCCAGTGTGCAACCAGTCACAAGAAGTCCAAGAAAACCAATGTTTGAAAAGTTGTCGAAAGATAAATTTGACTTTGGCTTCCACTACTTGTCGATCTTACAAGACCATCGCCATAAAAACTATCAGAATTCCTGAGATCAACCATATGAGGACTCTAGTGGAGGATCCAAGACTGAACCTTAAAATAATTCACCTTGTCAGGGACCCCAGAGCCATTCTGGCCTCTAGAATAAGCACTTTTGTAGACCAGTATAGATCTTACCAAATATGGAACTCGTCAGGTCGAAGGCCACACAATGCAGACCTATCGCTGATCAGGAACACGTGTACGGATTACAGTAATTCAGTGGAGACTGCTTTCAGTAGACCTTCTTGGCTCAAAGGGAAGTATATGTTGGTACGGTATGAAGACCTTGCTAAGGATCCTATCAAGAAAGCCAATGAAATTTACAACTTTTTGGGTCTTCAGTGGAAGGAAGGTCTCTCATCATGGATTGAGGAGAACACAAATGCAACAGTTTCCCCCAATTTTAACAAATTTGGAACCATCCGGAAATCATCAGAGACCATAGAGAACTGGAGGCTACACTTACATCTCAGTATAGTCCAAACCATACAAGATGTATGCAACACCACCATGGCCCAAATGGGTTATCAACTGGTAGACAACATCCAGCAGTTGAAGAACCTCTCTCAGAGCCTGGTGGAACCAAGAACATTTCTGCCATTTATCTAA